One region of Aeromicrobium sp. Sec7.5 genomic DNA includes:
- a CDS encoding cupin domain-containing protein: MSEIERLGLEQHPEGGWFRETWRSPVEVTLPDGRTRATATLIHFFLPAGESSAWHVVASDELWIAQSGAVGLELAGAGEQPGAHVERRTCAVEAEPQVLVPSGVWQRTVASDADALVSCLVSPGFDFADFRLAD; encoded by the coding sequence GTGAGCGAGATCGAGCGGCTCGGCCTGGAGCAGCATCCCGAGGGTGGCTGGTTCCGCGAGACCTGGCGCTCGCCCGTCGAGGTCACGCTGCCCGACGGCCGGACTCGCGCGACGGCCACCTTGATCCACTTCTTCCTGCCGGCGGGGGAGTCGTCGGCCTGGCACGTCGTGGCCTCCGACGAGCTCTGGATCGCCCAGTCCGGAGCGGTCGGCCTCGAGCTCGCCGGCGCGGGGGAGCAGCCCGGTGCCCACGTCGAGCGGCGCACCTGCGCCGTCGAGGCCGAGCCGCAGGTGCTCGTGCCGTCCGGGGTGTGGCAGCGCACCGTGGCGTCCGACGCCGACGCCCTCGTGAGCTGCCTGGTGTCGCCCGGCTTCGACTTCGCCGACTTCCGTCTCGCCGACTGA
- a CDS encoding polyphosphate polymerase domain-containing protein: protein MTTWLDTVRALPTLTLGEVEEQAALQTRVDRKYVVTAAAWGNALASLGHEPRVLHIEGRRSFRYSSTYYDTADLDSYRDAARGRPHRYKVRTRRYLDTGGSAIEVKMRSASGTTVKSRQWLDASTVPDGNLLPAEAATFVGGFDRIGEAAYRMSEVLTTSYHRVTLVTDDARVTVDRQVTATDCRGRHMDYGDLLIVESKAAGAAGAADRALWASGSRPSRISKYGTSLAVLRPELPSNRWSRAIRRDLPAPAPLAAV, encoded by the coding sequence GTGACGACCTGGCTGGACACCGTGCGGGCGCTGCCAACCCTGACGCTCGGCGAGGTGGAGGAACAAGCTGCCCTGCAGACCAGGGTCGACCGCAAGTACGTCGTGACGGCCGCCGCGTGGGGCAACGCTCTGGCCTCGCTGGGCCACGAGCCGAGGGTGCTCCACATCGAGGGTCGTCGCAGCTTCCGGTACTCGTCGACCTACTACGACACGGCCGACCTGGACAGCTACCGGGACGCAGCTCGCGGAAGGCCGCACCGCTACAAGGTGCGCACCAGGCGCTACCTGGACACTGGCGGGAGCGCAATCGAGGTGAAGATGCGCTCGGCCTCGGGCACCACGGTCAAGAGTCGGCAGTGGCTCGACGCGAGCACGGTCCCGGACGGGAACCTGCTGCCGGCTGAGGCCGCCACCTTCGTCGGCGGGTTCGATCGGATCGGCGAGGCGGCCTACCGAATGTCGGAGGTACTGACCACGTCCTACCACCGGGTGACCTTGGTGACCGACGACGCGCGGGTCACCGTGGACCGCCAGGTTACGGCGACCGACTGCCGTGGTCGCCACATGGACTACGGCGACCTGTTGATCGTTGAGTCAAAGGCGGCCGGCGCGGCCGGCGCGGCCGATCGTGCCCTGTGGGCCAGCGGCTCTCGTCCCTCACGTATCAGCAAGTACGGGACGTCCCTCGCCGTCCTGCGTCCAGAGCTCCCCTCGAACAGGTGGTCGCGGGCCATCCGCCGAGACCTGCCCGCTCCCGCACCACTCGCGGCCGTCTGA
- a CDS encoding phosphotransferase: MPRDVAPSGEPTPVDPVPEHLPGGSGGVWKVGRTVRRPTGPWTPAVHELLEWLAAEGLGGIPHVGGVDDDGREILSYVEGRGVPVDDEVVLDGVLVEAVGWLRDFHDLVDSYRPDGPRVWRQTGTEPVALEPGQIVCHNDPGAYNWIIQSGHFVAMIDWDLAGPGDPIDDLAFLCWTGIPLYRDIGAAETARRLDLVVDAYAEWGPMTLLDAVERRMTTATERIAAGIERGDPGMLNLQTRGEPQRTRDRLAAFRERRPDIEGALS, from the coding sequence GTGCCACGCGACGTCGCCCCGTCCGGAGAACCCACGCCGGTCGACCCCGTTCCCGAGCACCTGCCCGGTGGTTCCGGCGGGGTCTGGAAGGTCGGCCGCACGGTCCGGCGGCCCACCGGCCCCTGGACGCCGGCCGTGCACGAGCTGTTGGAGTGGCTTGCGGCCGAGGGCCTCGGCGGCATCCCGCACGTCGGGGGCGTCGACGACGACGGGCGCGAGATCCTCTCCTACGTCGAGGGCCGCGGTGTGCCCGTCGACGACGAGGTCGTGCTCGACGGCGTCCTGGTCGAGGCGGTGGGCTGGTTGCGCGACTTCCACGACCTGGTCGACTCCTACCGCCCCGACGGCCCGCGCGTCTGGCGGCAGACGGGGACCGAGCCGGTCGCGCTCGAGCCGGGCCAGATCGTCTGCCACAACGACCCGGGCGCCTACAACTGGATCATCCAGAGCGGCCACTTCGTCGCGATGATCGACTGGGACCTCGCCGGTCCCGGTGACCCGATCGACGACCTCGCCTTCCTGTGCTGGACCGGCATCCCGCTGTACCGCGACATCGGGGCCGCCGAGACCGCGCGACGCCTCGACCTGGTGGTCGACGCCTACGCCGAGTGGGGCCCGATGACCCTGCTCGACGCGGTGGAGCGCCGCATGACGACCGCGACCGAGCGGATCGCCGCCGGCATCGAGCGCGGCGACCCGGGCATGCTCAACCTGCAGACGCGCGGTGAGCCGCAGCGCACGCGCGACCGCCTGGCGGCGTTCCGCGAGCGCCGTCCCGACATCGAAGGGGCACTCTCGTGA
- a CDS encoding carbohydrate-binding domain-containing protein has translation MNQHHSPFLAGLVVTATLIFSGCSAGTSEAADTASSVTGPVAEVSYDDLGIDDADLSFDLTEAIDVTLDDGASAAGNGVSVDGDTITIDTAGTYRLHGTLTSGSITVDAGEGVVSLILDGVDITAADVAAINVVEADHVVVWLADGSDNKLADADGTTVDETAEDAPNATLFSRADLWLAGTGSLSVTAHAADAITSKDSLVVTGGDVTVVAADDGVRGKDHLVITGGSLSLNVEGDALRSDNEAITDDPDAAVGVIWIDGGSLDLVAGSDAMDAARQVTVQSGTVKVAAGDDGIHSDNVLRIAGGEIAITESVEGIEGAYMYLSGGTVTVVSSDDGINVSGGVEELTDSTEETADRAAVGPDAAVGPDAAGGPPGSGPQVDTQDPTAEPASDLASVTVAAMDGSGFGGPAEGDNGDRFLELSGGTYVIDTTSDGVDVNGSLVMTGGTLVVSGTEDVRNGALDVDDSFTISGGTLAASGMATMAVAPGQDSTQATLALTFGGTVPAGTLITIADDAGTQMASFTTPKASNSYIYSSDDLRGGNGYTILVGGQVTGTATGWLVLGGTASEGYGIGTVVASG, from the coding sequence ATGAACCAGCACCACAGCCCCTTCCTCGCTGGCCTCGTCGTGACCGCGACGCTGATCTTCAGCGGCTGCAGCGCCGGCACCTCCGAAGCGGCCGACACCGCTTCATCGGTGACGGGCCCGGTTGCCGAGGTGAGCTACGACGACCTCGGCATCGACGATGCGGACCTGTCGTTCGACCTGACCGAGGCCATCGACGTCACCCTCGACGACGGCGCATCCGCGGCCGGCAACGGCGTGAGTGTCGACGGCGACACCATCACGATCGATACTGCCGGAACCTACCGGCTCCACGGCACGCTGACATCGGGTTCGATCACGGTCGACGCCGGCGAGGGGGTCGTCAGCCTCATCCTCGACGGCGTCGACATCACGGCCGCCGACGTGGCCGCGATCAACGTGGTCGAGGCAGACCACGTCGTGGTCTGGCTCGCCGACGGCAGCGACAACAAGCTCGCCGATGCGGACGGGACCACGGTGGACGAGACAGCCGAGGACGCACCCAATGCCACGCTGTTCTCCCGTGCCGACCTGTGGCTTGCCGGGACGGGATCACTGTCGGTGACCGCCCATGCGGCCGACGCGATCACCTCCAAGGACTCCCTCGTGGTCACCGGCGGCGACGTCACGGTCGTCGCGGCGGACGACGGTGTACGAGGAAAGGACCATCTGGTGATCACGGGCGGAAGCCTCTCGTTGAACGTCGAGGGCGACGCCCTGCGCTCGGACAACGAGGCAATCACCGACGATCCGGATGCAGCGGTGGGTGTCATCTGGATCGACGGAGGAAGTCTCGACCTCGTCGCCGGCTCCGACGCGATGGATGCTGCACGTCAGGTCACGGTGCAGAGCGGCACGGTGAAGGTCGCCGCGGGCGACGACGGCATTCACTCCGACAACGTGCTGCGCATCGCGGGCGGCGAGATCGCCATCACCGAAAGTGTCGAAGGCATCGAGGGCGCGTACATGTACCTGTCCGGTGGGACCGTGACCGTGGTGTCCAGCGATGACGGCATCAACGTGTCCGGTGGCGTGGAAGAACTCACCGACTCGACCGAGGAAACCGCCGATCGCGCGGCCGTCGGACCCGACGCGGCCGTCGGACCCGATGCGGCCGGTGGGCCCCCGGGCAGTGGCCCACAGGTCGACACCCAGGACCCCACAGCGGAACCGGCCTCCGATCTCGCGTCAGTCACGGTCGCAGCGATGGACGGCAGCGGCTTCGGAGGGCCGGCCGAAGGTGACAACGGCGACCGCTTCCTGGAACTCAGCGGCGGAACCTACGTGATCGACACGACCAGCGACGGCGTGGACGTCAACGGCTCCCTGGTCATGACGGGCGGCACCCTGGTGGTCTCCGGCACCGAGGACGTCCGCAACGGCGCCCTCGACGTCGACGACTCGTTCACGATCTCCGGCGGGACCCTGGCCGCCAGCGGGATGGCCACGATGGCGGTCGCACCGGGTCAGGACTCCACCCAGGCGACTCTCGCACTGACGTTCGGCGGTACGGTGCCGGCCGGCACGCTGATCACCATCGCCGACGACGCCGGGACGCAGATGGCGTCCTTCACCACCCCGAAGGCATCGAACTCATACATCTACTCCTCCGATGACCTCCGGGGCGGGAACGGCTACACCATCTTGGTCGGCGGTCAGGTCACGGGGACGGCGACCGGGTGGTTGGTGCTTGGCGGCACGGCATCCGAGGGCTACGGGATCGGCACGGTCGTCGCGAGCGGGTAG
- a CDS encoding class F sortase produces the protein MRERLVRRGLLVGPLVAVLVGAGLVVLGWPDDRPEPVSAFTAPNAHPQGPRTTRSTAPHDLEPGTIFIPALDVYAALSPVGVSDGALEIPTDPAVVGWDEHSSALGATEGSTFLAGHVEAGGVDGALHELARIPPGSRIFTRDEAGTLREWVVTALQTSRDKAMEPDYFTTTGERRLTIVTCTGPVVETAGRRGFRDSVIVTAVPTSISSTA, from the coding sequence ATGCGTGAGCGGCTCGTCCGGCGTGGTCTGCTCGTCGGGCCACTCGTCGCGGTCCTCGTCGGTGCTGGTCTCGTGGTGCTCGGCTGGCCGGACGACCGCCCCGAGCCCGTCAGCGCGTTCACGGCCCCGAACGCCCACCCGCAGGGTCCGCGGACGACGAGGTCCACGGCTCCGCACGACCTCGAGCCGGGCACGATCTTCATCCCGGCGCTCGACGTGTACGCCGCGCTGAGCCCGGTGGGCGTCAGCGACGGTGCGCTGGAGATCCCCACCGACCCCGCTGTCGTGGGGTGGGACGAGCATTCTTCAGCCCTCGGGGCCACCGAGGGCTCGACCTTCCTCGCTGGTCACGTCGAGGCCGGCGGCGTCGACGGTGCGCTGCACGAGCTCGCGCGCATCCCGCCAGGGTCGAGGATCTTCACGCGTGACGAGGCCGGCACGCTCCGGGAGTGGGTCGTCACGGCCTTGCAGACCTCGCGGGACAAGGCCATGGAGCCGGACTACTTCACCACCACGGGCGAGCGGCGCCTGACGATCGTGACCTGCACCGGCCCCGTCGTCGAGACCGCTGGCCGGCGCGGGTTCCGCGACTCCGTCATCGTCACTGCGGTGCCGACATCGATATCTTCGACTGCATGA
- a CDS encoding S-layer homology domain-containing protein yields the protein MIGRLNVSGVVLLCAVLLGVLPAGSASGIDAATAYTPSPTSPFVDVPGPSSGRQHTFYREISWLAERGITTGYTSPPARRFDPSAPVLREQMAAFLYRLAGEPDVTLPSESPFADVPTTHAFYRAIVWLQSTQVTTGYTGTDGTVTFRGGQPVLREQMAAFLYRFWTWQDDGAKPPVPTGATSSFTDVFTGETFEREIRWLATTEVTTGYAEPGGTRTFRGTQSVLREQMAAFMFRFDHAVRTSFAGTDGAVAMSTDGRLVLFTSTRTDLVPGDTNQASDVFVRDTWTGRTERVSVSSTGVQGNTDVSRYGAPHMSADGRFVTFASPASNLVPGDVNAREDIFLHDRTTGVTELVSVKSNEEQSPSDSSLFGSVVSDDGRYVAFHSLADLLPPDTNRSGAGNNVYVRDRQAGVTELASVSTVGQPAGHQQVSQFDMSADGRYVAFVTQAAHVVPGDTNEADDVFVRDRTTGVTKRVSVSTGGAQTPAYGGQSGEVAISDSGLVVFGSTGANLVPGDTNADSDLFTHDIRTGVTARLAPATPGQPGGSAGGFAPAISDDGRYVMFTSYRPNLVAGDTNNREDVFVHDRRTGVTERVSVTTAGAQGNGRHGGGAISGDGRFVSIGTTDSPLVPGLETPYDSTFLRDRGDV from the coding sequence ATGATCGGGCGGCTGAACGTATCGGGAGTGGTGCTGCTGTGCGCGGTTCTGCTCGGAGTGCTCCCGGCGGGCTCCGCGTCGGGGATCGACGCCGCGACGGCCTACACGCCGTCGCCCACGTCGCCGTTCGTGGACGTTCCAGGACCCAGCTCGGGGCGCCAGCACACGTTCTACCGTGAGATCTCCTGGCTTGCCGAGCGGGGCATCACGACCGGGTACACCTCGCCGCCCGCACGACGGTTCGACCCGTCGGCGCCCGTCCTGCGTGAGCAGATGGCCGCCTTCCTCTACCGCCTGGCGGGCGAGCCCGACGTCACGCTGCCCTCGGAGTCCCCGTTCGCCGACGTCCCGACGACGCACGCCTTCTACCGAGCCATCGTCTGGCTGCAGTCGACCCAGGTGACGACGGGCTACACCGGGACGGACGGCACCGTCACCTTCCGTGGAGGGCAGCCGGTGCTGCGCGAGCAGATGGCGGCGTTCCTCTACCGGTTCTGGACCTGGCAGGACGACGGCGCCAAGCCACCCGTGCCCACGGGAGCGACCTCCTCGTTCACGGACGTGTTCACGGGTGAGACCTTCGAGCGGGAGATCCGCTGGCTCGCGACGACCGAGGTCACCACGGGCTACGCGGAGCCCGGCGGCACGCGGACCTTCCGCGGCACGCAGTCCGTGCTCCGGGAGCAGATGGCCGCCTTCATGTTCCGCTTCGACCACGCGGTGAGGACCTCGTTCGCCGGCACCGATGGCGCCGTCGCAATGTCGACCGACGGACGCCTCGTCCTGTTCACGTCGACGCGCACCGACCTGGTGCCGGGTGACACGAACCAGGCGTCGGACGTGTTCGTGCGCGACACGTGGACCGGCCGGACGGAGCGGGTGTCGGTCTCGAGCACGGGCGTGCAGGGCAACACCGACGTGAGTCGCTACGGGGCGCCGCACATGTCGGCCGACGGCCGGTTCGTGACGTTCGCGTCGCCGGCGAGCAACCTCGTGCCCGGCGACGTGAACGCCAGGGAGGACATCTTCCTGCACGACCGCACCACCGGGGTCACGGAGCTGGTGTCGGTCAAGAGCAACGAGGAGCAGTCGCCCTCCGACTCGAGCCTCTTCGGGTCGGTGGTCTCCGACGACGGACGGTACGTCGCGTTCCACTCGCTCGCCGACCTCCTGCCGCCTGACACGAACCGCTCCGGGGCGGGCAACAACGTCTACGTCCGTGACCGACAGGCAGGGGTGACGGAGCTGGCGTCCGTCTCCACCGTGGGCCAGCCAGCGGGCCACCAGCAGGTCAGTCAGTTCGACATGTCGGCCGACGGCCGGTATGTCGCCTTCGTCACGCAGGCGGCCCACGTCGTGCCGGGCGACACCAACGAGGCCGATGACGTCTTCGTGCGTGACCGCACCACCGGGGTGACCAAGCGGGTGTCGGTGTCGACCGGCGGCGCGCAGACGCCCGCTTACGGCGGCCAGTCGGGCGAGGTCGCGATCTCGGACTCCGGCCTGGTGGTCTTCGGCTCCACTGGCGCGAACCTCGTCCCCGGCGACACGAACGCGGACTCGGACCTGTTCACGCACGACATCAGGACGGGCGTGACGGCGCGCCTCGCCCCGGCGACGCCCGGCCAGCCCGGTGGCTCCGCGGGCGGCTTCGCCCCGGCGATCTCGGACGACGGACGCTACGTGATGTTCACGTCCTACCGGCCGAACCTCGTGGCGGGGGACACCAACAACCGCGAGGACGTGTTCGTGCACGATCGTCGGACCGGCGTCACCGAGCGCGTGTCGGTCACGACGGCGGGCGCGCAGGGCAACGGTCGTCACGGCGGCGGGGCCATCTCGGGCGACGGTCGGTTCGTCTCGATCGGCACGACCGACTCCCCGCTCGTGCCCGGTCTCGAGACCCCCTACGACAGCACGTTCCTGCGAGACCGCGGCGACGTCTGA
- a CDS encoding MFS transporter: MRHATAPLLAVTVGLVLADSAIVTLALPEILFRLDATVGEVAWVLIAYNLVLALGAVPAAYAFSRAQPRIFTAIGIAVFAGASAWCAFADSIEVLILARCVQAVGGALALVGCLEQLVVERGERRGVAWWVAAGVIGTAVGPVAGGLLTQAISWQAIFVVQVPFAVLAVPAALAVRSAPTPVLERHRPAIRANLTLALLSAALTAALFLLVLLLVEGWGRSPATAALTVSVVPVAALAARPLARLFRPPPQVEIAVGCVLVSGGLVALAIPPSSNLIWSVAPQALVGLGLGMTVDQLTSRAMEMRLPRADHAAWTIGARHVGVVLGLAILTPVFTADLQDAQEPAQQAVTSLVLDSPLRAQDKIAVAEALGGALTDQQGQVPDLAPAFDRLDVDPGEQAAVDRLERDLDDQLERAATRAFRDSFLIGAALALAALLTLVPLRRRRAA; the protein is encoded by the coding sequence ATGCGTCACGCCACAGCACCGCTGCTCGCCGTCACGGTGGGTCTGGTGCTCGCCGACTCGGCGATCGTGACGCTCGCGCTGCCGGAGATCCTGTTCCGTCTCGACGCCACGGTCGGCGAGGTCGCCTGGGTCCTGATCGCCTACAACCTGGTGCTCGCGCTCGGCGCCGTGCCCGCGGCGTACGCGTTCTCCCGGGCGCAGCCGCGCATCTTCACCGCGATCGGCATCGCCGTGTTCGCTGGCGCCTCGGCCTGGTGCGCCTTCGCCGACTCGATCGAGGTGCTGATCCTCGCGCGGTGCGTGCAGGCAGTGGGCGGCGCGCTCGCGCTGGTGGGCTGCCTCGAACAGCTCGTGGTCGAGCGTGGGGAGCGTCGCGGGGTCGCGTGGTGGGTCGCCGCCGGCGTGATCGGCACGGCGGTCGGCCCCGTGGCGGGCGGACTCCTGACTCAGGCGATCTCGTGGCAGGCGATCTTCGTGGTCCAGGTGCCGTTCGCCGTGCTCGCGGTGCCGGCGGCCCTGGCGGTGCGTTCGGCGCCGACGCCGGTGCTGGAGCGGCACCGCCCGGCGATCCGCGCCAACCTGACCCTCGCGCTGCTCTCGGCGGCGCTCACGGCCGCGTTGTTCCTGCTGGTGCTCCTGCTCGTCGAAGGCTGGGGCCGCTCCCCCGCCACGGCAGCGCTGACCGTCTCGGTCGTGCCTGTCGCGGCACTGGCCGCGCGTCCTCTGGCCCGGCTCTTCCGCCCGCCGCCGCAGGTCGAGATCGCGGTCGGGTGCGTGCTGGTCTCCGGTGGCCTCGTCGCGCTGGCGATCCCCCCGTCGTCGAACCTGATCTGGAGCGTCGCGCCGCAGGCGCTCGTCGGGCTCGGGCTCGGCATGACGGTCGACCAGCTCACCTCACGGGCCATGGAGATGCGCCTGCCCCGGGCCGACCACGCGGCATGGACGATCGGCGCGCGGCACGTCGGCGTCGTGCTGGGGCTCGCGATCCTCACGCCGGTCTTCACCGCCGACCTGCAGGACGCTCAGGAACCCGCCCAGCAGGCCGTCACGTCGCTCGTGCTCGACTCCCCCCTCCGGGCGCAGGACAAGATCGCGGTCGCCGAGGCCCTCGGTGGCGCGTTGACCGACCAGCAGGGGCAGGTGCCGGACCTGGCACCCGCCTTCGACCGTCTCGATGTCGACCCCGGTGAGCAAGCCGCGGTCGACCGGCTCGAGCGGGACCTCGACGACCAGCTCGAGCGCGCCGCGACCCGCGCCTTCCGCGACTCGTTCCTGATCGGCGCCGCTCTGGCCCTGGCGGCACTGCTGACTCTCGTGCCCCTGCGCCGCCGGAGGGCCGCATGA
- a CDS encoding DUF4956 domain-containing protein yields MSVFAFIAADLVAIGLMVFALYFPRHRRRDLIVAFLSINVGVMGVTYAMATAELSLGFGLGIFAVLSIIRLRSTEMDHAEIAYYFTAIALGLLGGFPSISPQVSFTLMAVLLGVIAVGDSPALLPRTRQQTMVLDRAVTDEAVARDLLGAILSARIDRVTLRKVDLISESTVCDVRFTLPSASTALDTAPDARVGSDSPASTAVTTSGALQ; encoded by the coding sequence ATGTCTGTGTTCGCTTTCATCGCCGCCGATCTGGTCGCGATCGGCCTGATGGTCTTTGCGTTGTACTTCCCCCGCCACCGCCGACGCGACCTGATCGTCGCATTCCTGTCGATCAACGTCGGCGTCATGGGAGTCACCTACGCGATGGCCACGGCTGAGCTGTCGCTCGGTTTCGGTCTCGGCATCTTTGCTGTGCTGTCGATCATTCGCCTGCGGTCCACGGAGATGGACCACGCCGAGATCGCCTACTACTTCACCGCTATCGCGCTCGGTCTCCTCGGCGGCTTCCCCTCGATCTCACCGCAGGTGAGCTTCACGCTGATGGCCGTGCTCCTGGGGGTCATCGCGGTGGGCGACAGCCCTGCGCTGCTCCCCCGCACCCGTCAGCAGACGATGGTCCTGGACCGTGCCGTGACCGACGAGGCAGTGGCTCGTGACCTGCTTGGCGCCATCCTGAGTGCTCGCATCGACCGCGTGACGCTGCGGAAGGTCGACCTCATTTCCGAGAGCACCGTGTGCGACGTGCGGTTCACCCTCCCCAGCGCGAGCACGGCCCTCGACACTGCTCCGGATGCTCGCGTGGGCTCTGACTCCCCCGCGTCCACAGCCGTCACCACGTCCGGGGCTCTTCAGTGA
- a CDS encoding YibE/F family protein: protein MSHSHGHGPVDSGPARPQLARTLGGVVAAIAVATGIAMAILWPSSDDVPRDIDPFGGEGVSTVEATVTSLEPFDCGSTGQVDIDSTPTVAGSCANVTAEVKSGDATGQTAEFQLNSTNFVAGTVSEGDQVRLVQYEIEDGSFGYEFRDFVRGFPLAALAIVFAVLVALIGRWRGLFALVGIGVTLVALATFVLPGILTGQSPLLIAVVGSTGIMIAVLYLAHGISIRTTSALFGTLFGIAFTAAAGAIGTDWSHLTGLTSEDDALLLATAPQLQMQGIVAASMVIAGLGVLNDVTVTQASAVWELRALQPFASAWELFRSAMRIGRDHIASSVYTLVFAYAGSAMTVMLLITAYQRGLVDVLTSGEIAQEVVRTLVGAIGLVLAVPVTTAFAVWLAPPAQEEPEEAGRRVRRPENA, encoded by the coding sequence GTGTCACACAGCCACGGTCACGGACCCGTCGACAGCGGGCCCGCCCGCCCCCAGCTCGCCCGCACACTCGGAGGTGTCGTGGCCGCCATCGCGGTCGCCACGGGCATCGCGATGGCCATTCTGTGGCCGTCGTCGGACGACGTCCCTCGTGACATCGACCCGTTCGGCGGCGAGGGCGTCTCGACCGTCGAGGCCACCGTCACCTCGCTCGAGCCGTTCGACTGCGGCAGCACCGGCCAGGTCGACATCGACAGCACGCCGACGGTGGCCGGCAGCTGCGCGAACGTCACCGCCGAGGTGAAGAGCGGCGACGCGACCGGCCAGACCGCGGAGTTCCAGCTCAACTCGACCAACTTCGTGGCCGGGACCGTCTCCGAGGGCGACCAGGTCCGGCTCGTCCAGTACGAGATCGAGGACGGGTCGTTCGGCTACGAGTTCCGCGACTTCGTGCGCGGTTTCCCCCTGGCCGCGCTGGCCATCGTCTTCGCGGTGCTGGTCGCGCTGATCGGCCGCTGGCGCGGCCTCTTCGCCCTGGTCGGCATCGGGGTCACACTCGTCGCACTGGCGACGTTCGTGCTGCCCGGCATCCTCACCGGCCAGTCACCACTCCTGATCGCGGTCGTGGGCTCGACCGGCATCATGATCGCGGTCCTCTACCTCGCGCACGGCATATCGATCCGCACCACCTCGGCGCTGTTCGGCACGCTGTTCGGCATCGCGTTCACGGCAGCCGCGGGTGCCATCGGCACCGACTGGTCGCACCTCACCGGCCTCACGTCGGAGGACGACGCCCTCCTGCTGGCCACCGCGCCCCAGCTGCAGATGCAGGGGATCGTCGCGGCGAGCATGGTGATCGCCGGGCTCGGCGTCCTGAACGACGTCACCGTCACCCAGGCCAGCGCCGTGTGGGAGCTCCGCGCCCTGCAGCCCTTTGCATCGGCGTGGGAGCTGTTCCGGTCCGCGATGCGCATCGGGCGCGACCACATCGCGTCCAGCGTCTACACGCTCGTGTTCGCCTACGCCGGTTCGGCCATGACCGTGATGCTGCTGATCACGGCCTACCAGCGTGGCCTGGTCGACGTGCTCACCAGCGGTGAGATCGCCCAGGAGGTCGTGCGCACGCTCGTCGGCGCGATCGGGCTGGTCCTCGCGGTCCCGGTCACGACCGCGTTCGCCGTCTGGCTCGCGCCGCCGGCGCAGGAGGAGCCGGAGGAAGCCGGGAGGCGGGTGCGACGCCCGGAGAACGCGTAG
- a CDS encoding ATP-binding cassette domain-containing protein → MPRTSEGPTRVTESTAIVVEDVRKTFRLRHTHSLKEAFVAKLRGKVVTSTFDALRGVDFTVEAGESVALLGFNGSGKSTLLKLVSGVLRPDAGSIRTRGRIAGLIEVGAGFHPDLSGRENVYLNAAILGMSRDEIDARFDDIVEFSEIEKFIDTEVKHYSSGMFLRLAFSVAIHTEVDILLVDEILSVGDEPFQKKCLARIRELHEAGRTLVVVSHDLDMVARLCDRGILLSGGEVKFDGPATEAVSRMRDAAPTFTDVPTSHPFFSHIEWASSEGVATGWTVDGQREFRPAEPLDHAALAGFLKHFGGPSGHRATGAGALEAVSTDAGATADRAAFAALVHELAGSPAVALPKKPRFIDVAPDHEHAVAIEWLAATGITAGWSVPAGMEFRPETALTREAAVVFLHRYRDWAARQKDVRAPDPT, encoded by the coding sequence TTGCCCAGGACCTCTGAGGGACCCACCCGCGTCACCGAATCCACGGCGATCGTCGTCGAGGACGTCCGCAAGACGTTCCGCCTGCGCCACACGCACTCGCTCAAGGAGGCGTTCGTCGCCAAGCTGCGCGGCAAGGTCGTCACCTCGACGTTCGACGCGCTTCGAGGCGTCGACTTCACCGTCGAGGCCGGCGAGTCCGTCGCGCTGCTCGGGTTCAACGGGTCCGGCAAGTCGACGCTGCTCAAGCTCGTCTCCGGCGTGCTGCGTCCCGACGCCGGCTCGATCCGCACCCGCGGCCGCATCGCCGGCCTGATCGAGGTCGGTGCCGGGTTCCACCCCGATCTGTCCGGTCGCGAGAACGTCTACCTCAACGCCGCGATCCTCGGCATGAGCCGCGACGAGATCGACGCGCGCTTCGACGACATCGTCGAGTTCAGCGAGATCGAGAAGTTCATCGACACCGAGGTCAAGCACTACTCCTCGGGCATGTTCCTGCGCCTGGCGTTCTCGGTTGCGATCCACACCGAGGTCGACATCCTGCTGGTCGACGAGATCCTCTCGGTCGGCGACGAGCCGTTCCAGAAGAAGTGCCTGGCCCGCATCCGTGAGCTGCACGAGGCCGGCCGCACGCTGGTCGTCGTGAGCCACGACCTCGACATGGTCGCCCGCCTGTGTGACCGCGGCATCCTGCTTTCAGGGGGCGAGGTGAAGTTCGACGGGCCCGCCACCGAGGCCGTCAGCCGCATGCGCGACGCCGCCCCGACCTTCACCGACGTGCCGACGTCACACCCGTTCTTCAGCCACATCGAGTGGGCGTCCTCCGAGGGCGTCGCCACCGGGTGGACCGTCGACGGCCAGCGCGAGTTCCGCCCGGCCGAGCCACTCGACCACGCAGCCCTCGCCGGTTTCCTCAAGCACTTCGGCGGCCCGTCGGGCCATCGAGCCACGGGCGCCGGGGCACTGGAGGCCGTCTCCACCGACGCCGGGGCCACCGCCGACCGCGCCGCCTTCGCCGCCCTCGTCCACGAGCTCGCCGGATCCCCCGCGGTGGCGTTGCCGAAGAAGCCGCGGTTCATCGACGTCGCCCCCGATCACGAGCACGCCGTCGCGATCGAGTGGCTCGCCGCCACCGGCATCACCGCCGGGTGGTCGGTGCCGGCCGGCATGGAGTTCCGGCCCGAGACCGCGCTTACTCGTGAGGCGGCCGTGGTGTTCCTGCACCGCTACCGCGACTGGGCCGCGCGCCAGAAGGACGTCCGCGCACCCGACCCGACCTGA